The following coding sequences lie in one uncultured Mailhella sp. genomic window:
- the rplC gene encoding 50S ribosomal protein L3, which produces MSEKMGIIGRKLGMTRIFADDGSAVAVTVVKAGPCPVTQVKTVEKDGYNALQIAFEEVAEKKVTKAMRGHFAKAGVAPCREVREIRLAEPAAVEVGQVLTAEVFAAGDTVKVTGTSIGKGYQGVMRRWNFHGIDDGHGDEKVHRSGGSIGNNTFPGHVFKGKKMAGQWGAERVTQQGLKIVEVRPEDNVILIKGAVPGPKNGLVLVRKQ; this is translated from the coding sequence ATGTCTGAAAAAATGGGTATTATTGGACGAAAGCTGGGCATGACCCGTATTTTCGCCGACGACGGCAGCGCTGTTGCCGTTACCGTGGTCAAGGCAGGTCCCTGCCCCGTGACCCAGGTAAAGACGGTGGAAAAGGACGGCTACAACGCTCTTCAGATCGCCTTTGAAGAAGTGGCTGAAAAGAAGGTGACCAAGGCTATGCGCGGTCACTTCGCCAAGGCCGGCGTGGCTCCCTGCCGCGAAGTTCGCGAGATCCGTCTCGCCGAACCGGCCGCCGTTGAAGTCGGTCAGGTCCTCACCGCCGAAGTGTTCGCCGCCGGCGACACCGTGAAGGTGACGGGAACCAGCATTGGTAAAGGTTATCAGGGCGTTATGCGCCGTTGGAACTTCCATGGCATTGACGATGGCCATGGCGACGAAAAGGTGCATCGTTCCGGTGGTTCCATCGGTAACAACACCTTCCCCGGACATGTGTTCAAGGGCAAGAAGATGGCCGGTCAGTGGGGCGCCGAACGCGTCACGCAGCAGGGCCTGAAGATCGTGGAAGTTCGCCCCGAGGATAACGTCATCCTTATTAAGGGTGCCGTGCCCGGACCGAAGAACGGTCTGGTGCTGGTGCGCAAGCAGTAG
- the rplD gene encoding 50S ribosomal protein L4, producing the protein MAVMKVYDQNNQEAGEVTLAPEVFEVEVRPEILNLVVRAYRAAQRAGTHAAKTRAFVSGGGKKPFKQKGTGNARQGSNRSPIMRGGAIVFGPQPRDYSFKVNKKVRALALRMALSSRVADGLMVVKGIELAEAKTKLFAGVAKNLGLTKALVVAAPEENGVNPTLALASRNLPGITLVTPDAVTVYDVLNCKQLVVLEGALPHLEERLK; encoded by the coding sequence ATGGCTGTTATGAAAGTTTACGATCAGAACAATCAGGAAGCCGGGGAAGTCACCCTCGCTCCCGAAGTGTTCGAAGTCGAAGTGAGGCCGGAGATTCTGAACCTTGTGGTTCGTGCCTATCGCGCCGCCCAGCGTGCCGGTACTCACGCCGCCAAGACCCGCGCCTTTGTGTCCGGCGGCGGCAAGAAGCCCTTCAAGCAGAAGGGCACTGGCAATGCACGCCAGGGATCCAACCGTTCGCCCATCATGCGTGGTGGCGCGATCGTCTTCGGACCCCAGCCGCGTGACTACAGCTTCAAGGTCAACAAGAAGGTGCGCGCTCTGGCTCTGCGCATGGCTCTTTCCTCCCGCGTGGCCGACGGCCTCATGGTGGTGAAGGGCATTGAACTTGCCGAAGCCAAGACGAAGCTTTTCGCCGGCGTCGCCAAGAACCTCGGCCTTACCAAGGCTCTGGTTGTGGCCGCTCCCGAAGAAAACGGCGTGAATCCCACGCTGGCTCTCGCTTCCCGCAACCTCCCTGGTATCACCCTCGTCACCCCCGATGCCGTGACTGTGTACGATGTGCTCAATTGCAAGCAGCTCGTGGTGCTGGAAGGTGCTCTGCCCCATCTGGAAGAGAGACTGAAGTAG
- the rpsJ gene encoding 30S ribosomal protein S10: MTTVGSDRIRIKLKAYDYRILDKAVAEIVDTARNTGAGVAGPIPLPTNIHKYTIQRSVHVDKKSREQFEMRVHKRLMDILDPTQQTVDALGKLSLPAGVDVEIKL; encoded by the coding sequence ATGACGACAGTTGGCAGTGATCGTATCCGTATCAAGCTTAAGGCTTACGATTACCGCATCCTGGACAAGGCTGTGGCGGAAATCGTGGACACTGCGCGCAATACCGGCGCGGGTGTGGCTGGGCCTATTCCTCTGCCCACCAACATTCACAAGTACACGATTCAGCGCTCGGTCCATGTGGACAAGAAGTCCCGTGAACAGTTCGAGATGAGGGTCCACAAGCGCCTTATGGACATCCTCGACCCCACGCAGCAGACCGTGGACGCTCTGGGCAAGCTTTCCTTGCCCGCCGGCGTGGATGTGGAAATTAAGCTCTAG
- the rplW gene encoding 50S ribosomal protein L23: MDYTKILLRPVVTEKATALREEGVYAFFVDTKANKIEIGKAVEEAFKVKVTNVNVITVKPRRRVRQGRVKGRIPGYRKAYVTLAADNKIDFFEGV; encoded by the coding sequence ATGGATTACACTAAAATTCTTCTTCGGCCCGTGGTGACCGAAAAGGCCACCGCTCTTCGTGAAGAAGGCGTGTACGCCTTTTTCGTCGATACCAAGGCCAACAAGATCGAGATCGGTAAGGCAGTGGAAGAAGCCTTCAAGGTCAAGGTCACGAATGTCAATGTCATTACGGTCAAGCCGCGCCGTCGCGTGCGTCAGGGCCGCGTGAAGGGTCGCATCCCGGGCTATCGCAAGGCCTATGTCACCCTCGCCGCTGACAACAAAATCGATTTCTTCGAGGGAGTCTAG